Proteins from a single region of Oreochromis niloticus isolate F11D_XX linkage group LG7, O_niloticus_UMD_NMBU, whole genome shotgun sequence:
- the c2cd4a gene encoding C2 calcium-dependent domain-containing protein 4A, giving the protein MWMVERIRMSVERTSLPTLTAELSYKLGDIMLGEKADKSKRISLCPNIITPDNIPEFCIPPTILSLQEKNTEQSRAARIMKVPPGGGPSPEMEMTFHEPFNQHIIQVESVDESPYDGCSDEESTNADPQSQAALSLPHLAKTQTSYGFCTLLESPHTRRKESIFHSDPGSSPLLLPRSRSSMCSKLTPSTSPSSSPSSFSLNSLTSRLSPRGYTLNWQTTLDSDTTSSTESSPFSSPLLARCPAKSSLFKALSHELLLSRNIRKAMVSRNNSLSTDEGSSTDNSPSVMRRASEGLAEGLPSNYSLAPPTIFPMDLILHRERVMKEKMVPIGKEGSLRLSAEYCPDNRRLRVRLISAEGLYPLSVDPKIINCSVSLSLIPGKIQKQRSTVIRKSRNPIFNEDFFFDGISEEDLSQRSLRFKVVNKMSTLKRDYLLGDCDLPLSSIVTL; this is encoded by the coding sequence ATGTGGATGGTGGAGAGGATCCGCATGTCAGTGGAGAGAACTAGCCTGCCTACCTTGACAGCAGAACTCAGCTATAAACTTGGTGATATCATGTTGGGAGAAAAGGCAGACAAATCCAAACGGATTTCTCTTTGTCCTAATATCATCACCCCTGACAACATCCCAGAATTCTGCATCCCCCCAACGATCCTGTCCTTGCAGGAGAAGAACACGGAGCAAAGCCGAGCAGCTCGCATTATGAAGGTGCCTCCAGGTGGAGGACCCAGCCCTGAGATGGAGATGACGTTTCACGAGCCGTTCAACCAACACATTATTCAGGTAGAAAGTGTGGATGAGAGCCCCTACGATGGCTGCAGTGATGAAGAGAGCACCAATGCCGACCCTCAGAGCCAGGCTGCCTTATCGCTTCCACACTTAGCCAAAACCCAGACCAGCTATGGCTTTTGCACTCTACTAGAGAGCCCCCACACAAGAAGAAAGGAGTCAATTTTCCATTCTGATCCAGGCTCTTCTCCCCTGCTGCTGCCCAGAAGTCGATCCAGCATGTGTTCCAAACTCACCCCCTCCACCTcgccctcctcctctccttcctccttcAGCCTTAACAGCCTGACCTCCAGGCTTTCCCCAAGAGGCTACACCCTAAACTGGCAGACCACTCTAGACAGTGATACCACTTCCTCTACTGAATCCTCTCCTTTCAGCTCGCCGCTGCTGGCCAGGTGCCCTGCCAAGTCTTCCCTCTTCAAAGCGCTGAGCCATGAACTGCTGTTGTCAAGGAACATAAGGAAAGCAATGGTGTCTAGGAACAATTCCCTGTCCACAGATGAAGGCAGCTCCACCGACAACAGCCCCAGTGTCATGAGGAGGGCATCAGAGGGGTTAGCTGAAGGGCTGCCCAGCAACTACAGCCTGGCACCACCCACCATTTTCCCCATGGACTTGATTCTGCATAGAGAGAGGGTCATGAAGGAAAAAATGGTGCCCATTGGAAAAGAGGGCAGTCTGAGACTCTCAGCAGAATACTGTCCAGATAACCGAAGACTGCGAGTTCGACTCATCAGTGCAGAGGGCCTTTATCCCCTGTCTGTAGACCCCAAGATTATCAACTGTAGTGTCAGCCTGTCTCTGATTCCTGGAAAAATCCAGAAGCAACGCAGCACCGTCATCAGAAAGAGCCGTAATCCGATCTTCAATGAGGATTTCTTCTTTGATGGTATCtcagaggaagacctcagccaGCGGTCCCTTCGCTTTAAAGTCGTGAACAAAATGTCCACTCTGAAAAGAGACTATCTGCTTGGTGATTGTGATTTGCCTCTTTCAAGCATTGTAACC